A window of Parasynechococcus marenigrum WH 8102 contains these coding sequences:
- the zwf gene encoding glucose-6-phosphate dehydrogenase, protein MVATATNPLRVGLRQERVIAPQCLVIFGASGDLTHRKLVPALFELFKQRRLPSEFALLGCARRPWSDDEFRGKMAEALASKIAENQEAWDQFVSKLFYEPVDLQQPEDVVRLGKRLETVDQQCATRGNRTFYLSVSPKFYGSGCRALADAGLLKDPQRSRVVIEKPFGRDYGSAQALNRVVKSCGQENQIFRIDHYLGKETVQNIMVLRFANTIFEPIWNRNYISSVQITAAETVGVEERAGYYETSGALRDMVQNHLTQMLAITAMEPPGRFDPEAIRNEKAKVLQAARLADEQEPWNCCIRGQYGPGGSHDAPLAGYRQEPGVDPNSTTETYVAMKLFVDNWRWQGVPFYVRTGKRLAKRLSEVVLTFREAPVHLFDAATGGPTANQLILRIQPDEGAEFRFEVKSPGSGMRSRPIDMEFSYDESFGEPSDEGYVRLLADAMLSDPTLFTRSDEVEAAWRLYTPLLELIEDSPWQLPIHPYESRTWGPAAADALLARDGLLWRRP, encoded by the coding sequence ATGGTCGCCACCGCCACCAATCCCCTGCGGGTCGGTCTCCGACAGGAACGGGTCATCGCACCGCAATGTCTGGTAATTTTCGGCGCCAGTGGTGACCTGACCCACCGCAAGCTGGTCCCCGCGCTGTTCGAACTGTTCAAGCAGAGGCGACTTCCCAGTGAATTCGCCCTTCTCGGCTGCGCCCGCCGGCCCTGGAGCGACGACGAGTTTCGCGGAAAAATGGCCGAGGCCCTGGCCAGCAAGATCGCCGAGAACCAGGAAGCCTGGGATCAGTTCGTCTCGAAGTTGTTCTACGAACCCGTCGATCTGCAGCAACCGGAGGATGTGGTTCGCCTGGGGAAACGCCTGGAAACCGTTGATCAACAGTGCGCCACCCGCGGCAACCGCACCTTCTATCTCTCGGTGTCACCGAAGTTCTACGGCAGTGGCTGTCGCGCGCTAGCGGATGCCGGTCTGCTGAAGGATCCTCAACGCAGCCGCGTGGTGATCGAGAAGCCTTTCGGTCGTGACTACGGCAGCGCTCAAGCCCTGAACCGTGTTGTAAAAAGCTGCGGGCAAGAGAATCAGATCTTCAGGATCGACCATTACCTAGGCAAGGAAACGGTCCAGAACATCATGGTGCTGCGCTTTGCCAACACCATTTTCGAACCGATCTGGAACCGGAACTACATCTCCAGTGTTCAGATCACTGCCGCCGAGACCGTTGGAGTCGAGGAGCGGGCCGGGTATTACGAGACCTCCGGTGCCCTGCGGGACATGGTGCAGAACCACCTGACCCAGATGCTGGCCATCACAGCCATGGAACCGCCAGGTCGCTTTGACCCGGAGGCGATCCGCAACGAAAAGGCCAAGGTGTTGCAAGCGGCACGACTGGCTGACGAGCAGGAGCCATGGAACTGCTGCATCCGCGGTCAGTACGGCCCCGGCGGCAGCCATGACGCTCCCCTGGCCGGATACCGCCAGGAACCCGGCGTCGATCCCAACAGCACCACGGAGACCTACGTCGCCATGAAGCTGTTCGTCGACAACTGGCGTTGGCAGGGGGTCCCCTTCTACGTCCGCACAGGCAAGCGGCTGGCCAAACGCCTCAGCGAGGTGGTGCTCACCTTCCGCGAAGCACCAGTGCATCTCTTCGATGCAGCCACCGGCGGCCCCACGGCCAACCAGTTGATTCTGCGCATCCAGCCCGACGAAGGGGCGGAATTCCGCTTCGAAGTGAAATCCCCCGGGTCCGGCATGCGCAGCCGTCCGATCGACATGGAGTTCTCCTACGACGAGTCCTTCGGGGAGCCCTCCGATGAGGGCTATGTCCGCCTGCTGGCGGACGCCATGCTCAGCGATCCGACCCTGTTCACCCGCAGTGACGAGGTGGAAGCGGCCTGGCGTCTGTACACCCCGCTGCTGGAGCTGATCGAAGACAGCCCTTGGCAGCTGCCGATCCATCCCTACGAATCCCGCACCTGGGGACCTGCCGCCGCTGATGCCCTGCTGGCCCGTGACGGACTGCTCTGGCGTCGTCCCTGA
- a CDS encoding FAD-binding oxidoreductase produces the protein MRVSVATAGGTSSSLFTVVASGIQAGSGPSVIRTYRVAMSGLNDLYKRLAASGARILSVSPAGEESPAAPVAASSAPAPQAVTSAPAPKKKSHANVPVNTYKPKTPFLGTVTENYSLVADGGIGRVQHITFDLSGGDPQLEYIEGQSIGIVPEGEDANGKPHKLRLYSIASTRHGDNYQDNTVSLCVRQLEYKNEAGEQIYGVCSTYLCDIEPGSKVKITGPVGKEMLLPDDEDANIIMLATGTGIAPMRTYIRRMFEPREREANGWNFRGKAWLFMGAPKTGNLLYDEDLLHYEKEFPDNFRYTKAISREQQNAKGGRMYIQDRVLEHAEEIFAMIENPKTHVYMCGLRGMEPGIDEAMTAAAAAKGLDWSELRPQLKKADRWHVETY, from the coding sequence ATGCGGGTGTCCGTTGCCACAGCGGGTGGAACTTCATCGTCCCTGTTCACGGTTGTCGCCAGTGGCATTCAGGCCGGTTCAGGGCCTTCGGTGATTCGGACCTACCGAGTGGCCATGAGTGGACTCAATGACCTGTACAAGCGCCTTGCAGCCTCTGGCGCCAGAATCCTGAGTGTGTCACCAGCCGGCGAGGAATCCCCCGCAGCTCCGGTGGCCGCGTCCAGCGCCCCCGCTCCGCAAGCCGTGACCTCTGCCCCCGCTCCCAAGAAGAAGTCCCACGCCAACGTTCCGGTCAACACCTACAAGCCCAAGACTCCCTTCCTTGGCACGGTGACGGAGAACTATTCCCTTGTTGCTGACGGTGGCATTGGTCGGGTGCAGCACATCACCTTCGACCTCTCCGGCGGTGATCCCCAGCTCGAATACATCGAAGGGCAGAGCATCGGCATCGTTCCTGAGGGTGAAGATGCCAACGGCAAACCGCACAAACTTCGCCTCTACTCCATCGCCAGTACACGCCATGGCGATAACTACCAAGACAACACAGTGTCCCTGTGTGTGCGTCAGCTGGAGTACAAGAACGAGGCTGGCGAGCAGATCTATGGCGTCTGCTCCACTTACCTCTGCGACATCGAGCCCGGTTCCAAGGTGAAGATCACCGGTCCAGTGGGCAAGGAGATGCTTCTCCCCGACGACGAGGACGCCAACATCATCATGCTGGCGACCGGCACCGGTATTGCTCCGATGCGCACCTACATTCGCCGCATGTTCGAACCTCGGGAGCGTGAAGCCAATGGTTGGAACTTCCGCGGTAAGGCCTGGTTGTTCATGGGTGCACCCAAGACCGGCAACCTGCTGTACGACGAGGATTTACTCCACTACGAGAAGGAATTCCCCGACAACTTCCGCTACACCAAGGCCATCAGCCGGGAGCAACAGAATGCCAAGGGTGGTCGGATGTACATCCAGGATCGTGTGCTTGAGCACGCCGAAGAGATCTTCGCGATGATTGAGAACCCCAAGACCCACGTTTATATGTGTGGCCTCAGGGGCATGGAACCCGGCATCGACGAAGCCATGACCGCTGCTGCTGCTGCCAAGGGTCTGGACTGGTCTGAACTGCGCCCTCAACTCAAGAAAGCTGATCGTTGGCACGTGGAGACCTATTGA
- a CDS encoding SRPBCC family protein produces the protein MTPLQALFPGGLRSSSHQSETIEQTMERLPGGARRLAVQLKSSIPAELFWDVLTDYAHLADFIPNLSSSELVMRDGETVRLQQVGSQQLLGMRFSAQVLLELREFKPDGVLRFQMLKGDFRRFEGSWQVRTLPEGSTLLYELMVQGCLGMPIGLIEERLRDDLSSNLFAVEREALRRCNN, from the coding sequence TTGACTCCACTCCAGGCGCTGTTTCCAGGTGGGCTTCGCTCCTCCAGTCACCAGAGCGAAACCATCGAGCAGACGATGGAACGTCTGCCAGGCGGAGCGCGGCGTCTTGCGGTTCAGCTGAAGAGTTCGATCCCCGCTGAGCTGTTCTGGGACGTCCTGACGGATTACGCCCATCTGGCCGATTTCATTCCCAACCTGAGCTCCAGTGAGCTGGTGATGCGGGATGGAGAGACGGTTCGCCTTCAGCAGGTTGGCAGCCAACAGTTGCTGGGGATGCGTTTTTCGGCGCAGGTGTTGCTTGAACTTCGCGAATTCAAGCCCGATGGAGTGCTTCGTTTTCAAATGCTGAAGGGAGACTTTCGACGATTTGAAGGTTCATGGCAGGTCAGAACCCTGCCGGAAGGGTCGACCCTCCTTTACGAGCTGATGGTGCAGGGGTGTCTGGGAATGCCGATCGGCTTGATCGAAGAGCGTCTTCGCGACGACCTCAGCAGCAATCTCTTCGCGGTGGAGCGGGAAGCCCTACGACGCTGCAACAACTGA
- a CDS encoding histidine kinase has protein sequence MGEDDPKGRQRLKLLLVAARHHLSGPDLRSVVHYLERDDVGFQVTLQLADPSQQPELLELHRLVITPALIKLSPAPKQVFAGSNILQQLKGWVPRWQQDGVVSGLGLSLRPTELDGSRTQKELQLEDQLLVLRQENETLIDRIHAQERLLRMVAHELRTPLTAAALALQSQRLGQIDMTRFQDVITRRLEEMEALSKDLLEVGTTRWETLFNPQRLDLASVSAEVILELEKLWLGRNVEIRTDIPSDLPKVFADQRRMRQVLLNLLENALKYTGNGGHITLTMLHRTSQRVEVSVCDSGPGIPTEEQQRIFLDRVRLPQTSDRTTGFGVGLSVCRRIVEVHGGRIWVVSEPGEGACFTFTVPIWQGQGQEWGQAVLTEGELEP, from the coding sequence GTGGGGGAGGACGATCCCAAGGGTCGCCAGCGGCTGAAACTCCTGCTGGTGGCAGCCCGCCATCACCTTTCCGGCCCTGACCTGAGGTCCGTCGTTCATTACCTGGAACGCGATGACGTGGGATTCCAGGTGACACTGCAGTTGGCGGATCCATCGCAGCAGCCAGAACTGCTGGAACTGCACAGGCTGGTGATCACGCCGGCACTGATCAAGCTCTCCCCAGCACCGAAGCAGGTCTTCGCCGGCAGCAACATTCTCCAGCAGCTGAAGGGATGGGTGCCCCGCTGGCAGCAGGACGGCGTGGTGAGCGGCTTAGGTCTCAGCCTGAGGCCGACGGAACTGGACGGCAGCCGAACGCAAAAAGAGCTTCAACTTGAAGACCAGCTGCTGGTGCTGCGCCAGGAAAACGAGACTCTGATCGACCGGATTCACGCCCAGGAGCGACTGCTGCGGATGGTGGCCCACGAGCTGAGGACTCCACTGACCGCTGCTGCCCTGGCACTCCAGAGCCAGCGGTTGGGACAGATCGATATGACCCGCTTCCAGGACGTGATCACGCGGAGATTGGAGGAGATGGAGGCCCTGTCCAAGGATCTGCTGGAGGTGGGAACCACCCGCTGGGAAACGCTGTTCAATCCACAGCGGCTGGACCTGGCCAGCGTTTCAGCGGAAGTGATCCTCGAACTCGAAAAACTCTGGCTTGGACGAAACGTCGAGATCCGCACCGACATCCCGAGCGACCTGCCCAAGGTCTTTGCTGATCAGCGCCGCATGCGTCAGGTGTTGCTGAATCTGCTGGAGAACGCTCTGAAATACACCGGCAACGGCGGACACATCACCCTCACCATGCTCCACCGCACCAGCCAGAGGGTTGAAGTCAGTGTCTGCGACAGCGGGCCTGGCATCCCGACGGAAGAGCAGCAGCGCATCTTTCTCGATCGGGTTCGTCTTCCCCAGACCTCCGACCGCACCACGGGGTTCGGCGTGGGCTTATCGGTGTGCCGCCGCATCGTGGAAGTGCATGGAGGGCGGATCTGGGTCGTCTCCGAACCAGGAGAGGGAGCGTGTTTCACCTTTACCGTCCCGATATGGCAGGGACAGGGCCAGGAATGGGGGCAGGCCGTCTTGACGGAGGGAGAGCTCGAGCCGTAG
- the pepN gene encoding aminopeptidase N has protein sequence MVSAAPVRLADYSPWPFALPAIHLAVDIRPGDVLVTSRLDLEPRGGAEALQLRGVDLEICSIKLNGDDVAGDDYSYRDQLLTIHSPPSKPFVLETCCRIDPYNNSSLEGLYVSGGLLSTQCEAEGFRRITFHPDRPDVLSRWTVRIEASRASCPVLLSNGNAISEEELTDGRHAVTWKDPFPKPSYLFALVAGELREIRDLYTTASGRAVTLRLHVEEGDEPYSTHAMESLKRSMAWDEQVYQLEYDLDEYNIVAVRHFNMGAMENKSLNIFNSKLVLADAETATDAELERIESVIAHEYFHNWSGNRITCRDWFQLSLKEGLTVFRDQSFTADLHSAAVKRIEDVAMLRNTQFREDAGPTAHPVKPAEYQAIDNFYTTTIYEKGAELIRMLHTLLGQERFMRGMATYVSRFDGTAATTEDFVQSIVDGAAQDGQPLGFDSERFKRWYHQAGTPELTVQRQWDAVKGELTLELRQSTPPTPGQTEKQPLVLPIAVALVGEKGRIGEEQLLVMDGDQASLTLQGDPGSAAPALSLLRRFSAPVNVQLEQSLQESLQLLAHDDDPFSRWDAGQRLARQVLLARASGEPDATVEAALIQALRQRLNAFDGGGGQDLAVLLALPGTAELEALQNPVDPPALYAARREWIAELGRQLADPLNQLLDVCRGEWPQAWPAGQGGRSLTGLAWSWLAAAGDAEARNQALEAVSGPSMTLARAALRALQPMEVDERDLALDRFYQRWQDKPVILDAWFALEASAPRTDGLQRVQALLEHPRFDPLAPNSLRAVLGGFTANVPVFHAIDGSGYRFMADQIAAVDRRNPITASRMAKVFSRWSSYGVDRQSAMRQAIDQLAAGELSSNTAEVVAMLRT, from the coding sequence ATGGTTTCCGCCGCTCCTGTCCGCCTTGCGGACTACAGCCCATGGCCATTCGCACTGCCGGCAATCCATCTGGCTGTCGACATCAGACCGGGCGATGTCCTGGTGACAAGCCGACTGGATCTGGAGCCGAGAGGAGGTGCTGAAGCTCTTCAGCTCCGTGGGGTGGATCTTGAGATCTGCAGCATCAAGCTGAATGGCGACGATGTTGCCGGTGATGACTACAGCTATAGGGATCAGCTGCTGACCATCCACTCACCGCCGAGCAAGCCGTTTGTTCTGGAGACCTGTTGCCGCATTGATCCCTACAACAACAGTTCTCTCGAGGGCTTGTACGTCAGTGGAGGGCTACTGAGTACCCAATGCGAAGCGGAAGGATTCCGGCGCATCACCTTTCATCCCGATCGCCCTGATGTACTCAGCCGTTGGACGGTGAGGATCGAGGCGTCACGTGCCAGCTGCCCCGTGCTGCTGAGCAATGGCAATGCCATCTCCGAGGAGGAGCTGACGGATGGGCGTCATGCCGTGACTTGGAAGGACCCCTTCCCGAAGCCGTCTTATCTGTTCGCCCTGGTGGCGGGCGAATTGCGCGAAATTCGCGATTTGTACACCACGGCATCAGGTCGTGCGGTCACGCTTCGCTTGCATGTGGAGGAGGGGGATGAGCCTTACTCCACCCACGCGATGGAGTCGCTGAAGCGTTCCATGGCCTGGGATGAGCAGGTGTATCAGCTCGAATACGACCTCGACGAATACAACATCGTCGCGGTGCGCCACTTCAACATGGGCGCGATGGAGAACAAGAGTCTCAATATCTTCAATTCGAAGTTGGTGCTGGCTGATGCCGAAACGGCAACGGATGCAGAGTTGGAGCGGATCGAGAGCGTGATCGCCCACGAGTACTTCCACAACTGGAGCGGTAACCGCATCACCTGTCGCGACTGGTTTCAGCTCTCGTTGAAGGAAGGTCTCACCGTGTTCCGTGATCAGAGTTTCACGGCGGATCTGCACTCTGCAGCCGTGAAACGGATTGAAGATGTGGCGATGCTGCGCAACACCCAGTTCCGTGAAGATGCCGGCCCGACAGCGCATCCGGTGAAACCTGCTGAATATCAGGCGATCGACAACTTCTATACGACAACGATCTATGAAAAAGGGGCGGAATTGATCCGCATGCTGCACACCCTGTTGGGGCAGGAGCGGTTTATGCGCGGTATGGCGACCTATGTGAGCCGTTTTGATGGAACCGCCGCGACCACAGAGGATTTTGTGCAATCCATCGTCGATGGTGCTGCGCAAGACGGTCAGCCCCTCGGCTTTGATTCGGAGCGGTTCAAGCGTTGGTATCACCAGGCTGGAACGCCGGAGCTCACGGTGCAACGGCAGTGGGATGCGGTCAAAGGGGAGTTGACCCTTGAACTGCGTCAGTCCACGCCGCCAACCCCAGGACAAACCGAGAAGCAACCCCTGGTGTTGCCAATCGCCGTGGCGCTGGTGGGGGAGAAGGGCCGCATCGGCGAAGAACAGCTGCTGGTGATGGACGGAGATCAGGCCAGCCTGACGCTCCAGGGTGACCCCGGCAGCGCAGCACCGGCCCTGTCGCTGTTACGCCGTTTCTCGGCACCAGTGAATGTGCAGCTGGAGCAGTCGCTGCAGGAATCTCTGCAATTGTTGGCCCACGACGATGACCCCTTCAGCCGTTGGGACGCGGGCCAACGGCTGGCCCGCCAGGTGCTGCTGGCCCGCGCCAGCGGTGAGCCAGACGCGACAGTGGAAGCGGCCTTGATTCAGGCCCTGCGCCAACGGCTGAACGCCTTCGACGGTGGTGGCGGCCAGGACCTGGCGGTCCTTCTGGCTTTGCCCGGTACCGCGGAACTGGAAGCTCTGCAGAACCCGGTGGATCCCCCGGCTCTGTACGCGGCGCGACGGGAGTGGATCGCGGAGCTGGGTCGTCAGCTCGCCGATCCGCTGAATCAGCTTCTCGATGTCTGTCGCGGGGAGTGGCCGCAGGCCTGGCCTGCTGGACAGGGCGGGCGTTCGCTGACGGGTCTGGCTTGGAGTTGGCTGGCGGCCGCAGGAGACGCGGAAGCCCGCAACCAAGCTCTCGAGGCGGTGTCGGGTCCGTCGATGACCCTGGCGCGGGCAGCCCTGCGGGCCTTACAACCCATGGAGGTGGACGAGCGGGATCTGGCCCTGGATCGCTTCTATCAGCGTTGGCAGGATAAGCCGGTGATCCTCGATGCCTGGTTTGCCCTGGAGGCATCAGCCCCGAGAACCGACGGATTGCAACGAGTCCAAGCACTGCTGGAACATCCCCGCTTCGACCCACTGGCACCAAACTCCCTGCGTGCGGTGCTGGGGGGATTCACGGCCAACGTTCCGGTGTTCCACGCCATCGATGGCAGTGGTTATCGCTTCATGGCCGATCAGATCGCTGCGGTGGATCGCCGCAATCCGATTACGGCTTCGCGCATGGCCAAGGTGTTCAGCCGCTGGAGCAGTTACGGCGTTGATCGACAGTCAGCCATGCGTCAAGCCATCGACCAGTTGGCAGCTGGTGAGTTGTCTTCCAACACGGCTGAAGTGGTGGCCATGCTCAGGACGTGA
- a CDS encoding TFIIB-type zinc finger domain-containing protein, giving the protein MLETCAVGCKVTSVCQNCGSRRFRADRALAGRLVCQSCGLAAGSRPSRSRPNPRNQQRRNGASQLGRKRLLWLMLLIGVAIAVVVLTS; this is encoded by the coding sequence ATGCTGGAGACCTGTGCCGTTGGTTGCAAGGTGACCAGTGTCTGTCAGAACTGCGGCAGTCGTCGCTTCAGGGCTGACCGAGCTCTGGCGGGTCGGCTGGTCTGTCAGTCCTGCGGACTGGCGGCGGGGAGCCGACCAAGTCGGAGTCGTCCAAACCCAAGGAACCAACAACGACGTAATGGTGCTTCTCAGCTCGGTCGCAAGAGGCTGCTCTGGTTGATGCTGTTGATTGGTGTCGCAATCGCAGTGGTGGTGCTCACGTCCTGA
- a CDS encoding peroxiredoxin-like family protein, with protein MTRQSTVSQQQSLQPLLERLSPPPSGWRRLVIVMGQLGDFDSMEYAQALVPRLSELEQAGIALQAIAIGDQSGADRFCGFTGFPRQALEVDSSSALHEALGLYAGLKLPGGPWPGFLLMCAGIGSPGTLQEVLRGYTGDRRAAAIFGDDDMVKAWPLPAFPGALFARAGGRNFQRPFELATKRLCNMGEVLSQWRTYVPVDDHIAQRGGTFLIGADGSLLYEWRETHLLGFADDMAVPLAFLDPYLSDNHS; from the coding sequence ATGACGCGGCAAAGCACAGTGAGCCAGCAGCAGAGCCTTCAACCGTTGCTGGAACGTCTATCGCCACCACCTTCAGGGTGGCGACGTCTCGTCATCGTGATGGGGCAGCTGGGCGACTTCGATTCGATGGAATATGCCCAGGCTCTGGTGCCGCGACTGTCGGAACTGGAGCAGGCGGGGATTGCGCTGCAGGCCATTGCCATTGGTGATCAGTCGGGAGCCGATCGCTTCTGCGGCTTCACAGGGTTTCCGCGTCAAGCTCTCGAAGTGGATAGCAGCTCAGCGCTGCACGAGGCCCTCGGTCTTTATGCAGGGCTGAAACTCCCCGGCGGTCCCTGGCCAGGATTTCTGCTGATGTGTGCCGGCATAGGTTCTCCGGGGACGTTGCAGGAAGTGCTGAGGGGCTACACCGGTGATCGTCGGGCGGCGGCGATCTTCGGCGATGACGACATGGTGAAAGCCTGGCCATTACCGGCGTTTCCCGGTGCCCTGTTCGCCCGTGCCGGCGGGCGGAACTTTCAGCGACCCTTTGAACTCGCCACAAAACGTCTGTGCAATATGGGCGAGGTGCTCAGTCAATGGCGCACCTATGTGCCTGTGGATGACCACATCGCCCAGCGGGGCGGCACCTTTCTGATCGGTGCGGACGGATCTCTGCTGTATGAGTGGCGGGAGACACACCTGCTCGGTTTTGCCGACGACATGGCGGTTCCACTGGCCTTTCTTGATCCTTACCTCAGCGACAATCACAGCTAA
- a CDS encoding peptidylprolyl isomerase, with product MAFNDLSLAPSGKSVVKLPKGFGASDAVGAVVELTTNNQLGDRSIFLELFNKKGSADFLTKKTVKNFFKYLNKGVYDNSIFHRSVPGFVLQGGGFSAPLAPADEGGSIDPVDTFNPIKNEPGNSNRRGTIAMAKLAGDPDSATSQWFVNLEDNLSLDTQNEGFTVFGKVLGNGMEVVDYLASVEVYNFGGPYTELPLWQLVQKPDGSLDVGPEDFLIVSSAEKLKSKKQPFVLSAESSDDSIVQVSVTNNQRIKLKTPKNASGTATISVEAVSTVDGTVDADRFDVVIGGSAQARSMERSAKKGSKFINIFVDGGSFDDPFYRFFDSNGDELDRLKINVKKKYRFHRQDEVASHPFYIGDSGYNTDSTKSLKLKGDGTFTDGITGSEMFSFSVRKADRKAFKKEAELSYYCTAHSSMIGTFAIKGQKNSANFMPQESADVSTINDSTTTSSGGYYRAMTDVADQLPLI from the coding sequence ATGGCTTTCAACGATCTCTCCCTGGCACCTTCTGGCAAGTCTGTGGTGAAGTTGCCCAAGGGGTTCGGTGCCTCTGATGCTGTCGGCGCTGTGGTTGAACTCACGACAAATAATCAGCTTGGTGATCGATCCATTTTCTTGGAGTTGTTCAATAAAAAGGGATCAGCAGATTTTTTGACGAAGAAAACAGTCAAGAACTTTTTCAAATATTTGAATAAAGGTGTGTATGACAATTCAATATTTCACCGGTCTGTTCCTGGCTTCGTGCTTCAAGGGGGAGGGTTCTCGGCGCCGCTTGCCCCTGCTGACGAGGGAGGAAGTATTGATCCGGTGGACACGTTCAATCCGATCAAAAATGAGCCCGGTAATTCCAACCGACGTGGAACAATCGCGATGGCAAAACTGGCAGGGGACCCTGATAGTGCTACCAGTCAGTGGTTCGTGAATCTCGAAGATAATCTGTCTCTGGATACGCAAAATGAAGGATTTACTGTGTTCGGCAAAGTGCTCGGAAATGGAATGGAAGTTGTTGATTATCTTGCTTCAGTAGAGGTCTATAATTTTGGTGGTCCCTACACAGAGCTGCCACTTTGGCAGCTTGTTCAAAAACCCGATGGAAGCCTAGACGTTGGGCCTGAGGATTTTCTGATCGTCTCCTCCGCTGAAAAATTAAAATCTAAAAAGCAGCCATTCGTGTTGAGCGCCGAAAGTTCTGACGATTCTATTGTTCAAGTTAGCGTCACGAATAATCAGCGGATTAAGTTGAAGACACCCAAGAATGCTTCTGGAACGGCAACCATCTCCGTCGAGGCTGTCTCTACCGTCGATGGCACTGTTGATGCAGATCGTTTCGACGTTGTGATCGGAGGATCGGCTCAGGCCCGCTCAATGGAGCGTTCAGCGAAGAAGGGTTCAAAGTTCATTAATATTTTTGTGGATGGAGGGTCTTTTGACGACCCCTTCTACCGTTTCTTTGATTCCAATGGTGATGAGCTTGATCGGCTGAAGATCAATGTCAAAAAGAAGTACCGCTTTCACCGCCAGGATGAAGTCGCAAGTCATCCTTTTTATATTGGTGATTCTGGTTACAATACAGATTCAACAAAATCTTTGAAGCTGAAGGGCGACGGGACTTTCACTGACGGAATTACTGGTTCTGAGATGTTCTCGTTCAGCGTCCGTAAGGCCGACCGCAAGGCCTTCAAAAAGGAAGCAGAGCTTTCTTACTATTGCACCGCACATTCCTCGATGATCGGAACTTTCGCCATTAAGGGACAGAAGAACAGTGCAAATTTCATGCCTCAAGAAAGCGCTGATGTGTCAACCATCAATGACTCCACAACCACCAGTTCAGGGGGGTACTACCGAGCAATGACCGACGTTGCGGATCAGCTCCCCTTGATTTGA
- a CDS encoding rhomboid family intramembrane serine protease — translation MGGRWLIPLLLLGLAWGQELIDQLLFGGQWNLPMGPGLPLWRVLSAPFSHSGFGHLISNTMVFMPLSWLVLTRSSRDYIAVWIGVVLVELPIALFWPAAGHGLSGVVYGLLGYLLLIGVLERRVVPILLGGITFWLYGSALLALIPGVSPAGVSWIGHAGGFLGGVLAAFAIRTDSSGIDQIKGS, via the coding sequence ATGGGCGGCCGCTGGCTGATTCCGTTGCTGTTGCTGGGCCTGGCCTGGGGTCAGGAACTCATCGATCAATTGCTCTTTGGTGGCCAGTGGAATCTGCCGATGGGGCCCGGCCTGCCGTTGTGGCGGGTGTTGAGCGCACCCTTCAGCCACTCGGGATTTGGCCATCTCATCTCCAATACAATGGTTTTTATGCCACTGAGCTGGTTGGTGCTGACGCGGAGCAGTCGCGACTACATCGCCGTATGGATCGGAGTGGTGCTGGTGGAACTTCCCATCGCCCTGTTCTGGCCAGCTGCAGGCCATGGGCTCTCCGGTGTGGTGTATGGATTGCTCGGCTATCTCCTGTTGATCGGTGTATTGGAACGCAGAGTCGTGCCGATTCTTCTGGGAGGAATCACGTTCTGGTTGTATGGCTCAGCCTTGTTGGCCTTGATCCCTGGGGTCTCACCCGCCGGTGTGAGCTGGATTGGTCACGCCGGCGGGTTTCTAGGAGGCGTTCTGGCGGCATTCGCAATACGTACAGATTCCAGTGGAATAGATCAAATCAAGGGGAGCTGA